From one Conyzicola nivalis genomic stretch:
- a CDS encoding sensor histidine kinase produces the protein MSMFDVSATPSGRFQVFLQAQLPLLAGALFVGIATAIVLPESYQSFILPAGLAVILFASVSMLVFPWEKIAPSWMILVAITDIVGVTFMRTELIQVIPSVGILVIFPILWLAYGFRPGVVFVALAGACFISTFPFIYRGAWPSNGVEWLNVITLPALAIGIALVVNLAALQLRRNAEKLAEASREQTVTLRRALDNEILSRNILDTVNAGVAFYSSDNELLLSNALARGMTRAVGFELDQPPYGGEQVLAADRKTAIAIEDQIIPRALRGELLEDHLEWLGPPDQQSAILASSRRVEREDGALLGTVVMAYDITELAAAISVREEFLGTVSHELRTPLTSVVGYLELIADDLDPTTNAEALVYLQIVRRNMNTLAERISYMAGSADTALTLRPADTDVVALVASCVQRASDKARSRGVTLDNTVTGPASAHIDAGRISQALDELIANAIKFSPSGSTVTVSQVTDDDSVRISVSDGGPGMTRSEQTRVFDRFYRTQHARDQAVQGFGLGLFVVKNIMTAHGGHVTIERSSPENGTRMTLTMPRRETERPVAPMLIPSNRTRS, from the coding sequence ATGTCAATGTTCGACGTGAGTGCGACTCCGTCCGGCCGGTTCCAGGTGTTTTTGCAGGCCCAACTGCCGTTGCTGGCGGGCGCTCTCTTCGTGGGAATCGCCACGGCCATCGTGCTGCCGGAGTCGTACCAGTCGTTCATTCTGCCCGCCGGGCTCGCCGTCATCCTTTTCGCCTCCGTGTCGATGCTCGTCTTCCCGTGGGAGAAAATCGCACCGTCGTGGATGATCCTTGTGGCGATCACCGACATCGTCGGCGTCACGTTTATGCGCACGGAACTCATCCAGGTCATCCCGTCTGTCGGCATCCTCGTCATCTTCCCCATCCTCTGGCTCGCCTACGGATTCCGTCCCGGGGTCGTGTTCGTCGCCCTTGCCGGCGCGTGCTTCATCTCCACCTTCCCGTTCATCTACCGCGGCGCGTGGCCGTCGAACGGGGTGGAGTGGTTGAACGTGATCACGCTTCCCGCTCTCGCCATCGGCATCGCGTTGGTCGTGAACCTGGCGGCGCTGCAACTACGCCGCAATGCCGAAAAGCTCGCGGAAGCCAGTCGGGAGCAGACGGTGACCCTGCGCCGAGCCCTCGACAACGAGATCCTGTCGCGCAATATTCTCGACACCGTCAACGCTGGAGTGGCGTTCTACTCCTCCGACAACGAGCTGCTGCTGTCGAACGCGCTGGCCAGGGGAATGACCCGGGCCGTCGGCTTCGAGCTCGACCAGCCGCCGTACGGCGGCGAGCAGGTTCTGGCCGCCGACCGCAAGACTGCCATCGCCATCGAAGACCAGATCATCCCGCGGGCGCTCCGTGGTGAACTGCTCGAGGACCACCTGGAGTGGCTCGGCCCACCGGATCAGCAGTCTGCCATCCTGGCCTCCTCGCGCCGAGTGGAGCGAGAGGACGGCGCACTGCTCGGCACGGTCGTCATGGCCTATGACATCACCGAGCTCGCCGCCGCCATCTCGGTGCGGGAAGAGTTTCTCGGCACCGTCTCGCACGAACTGCGCACACCCCTGACTTCGGTGGTCGGCTATCTGGAACTGATCGCCGACGACCTCGACCCCACGACGAACGCCGAAGCTCTCGTCTACCTCCAGATCGTGCGACGCAACATGAACACCCTGGCCGAGCGGATCTCCTACATGGCGGGATCCGCCGATACCGCCCTAACGCTGCGCCCGGCGGACACCGATGTCGTCGCACTCGTCGCCTCGTGCGTGCAGCGCGCATCCGACAAGGCGCGTTCGCGCGGTGTCACGCTAGACAACACGGTGACCGGACCGGCCAGCGCCCACATCGACGCAGGCAGAATCTCGCAGGCGCTCGACGAACTCATCGCCAACGCGATCAAGTTCAGCCCGTCCGGGAGCACCGTCACCGTCTCCCAGGTCACCGACGACGACTCCGTGCGGATCAGCGTCTCCGACGGCGGGCCCGGGATGACACGCTCCGAGCAGACCCGCGTCTTCGACAGGTTCTATCGCACACAGCACGCGCGGGATCAGGCGGTGCAGGGCTTCGGGCTCGGACTGTTCGTGGTCAAGAACATCATGACCGCGCACGGTGGACACGTGACGATCGAACGGTCGTCGCCGGAGAACGGAACCCGGATGACACTGACGATGCCGCGTAGGGAGACGGAACGTCCCGTCGCTCCGATGTTGATCCCCTCGAACCGCACGCGCTCTTGA
- a CDS encoding GGDEF domain-containing protein, protein MHDPVANYAPIGLLELTAAGIIVDANDLFARWFSLSAQSVVGNHLSDVFGVGESELAEALTVAAGGTGLIPRTAVLRPAEAGARPLLLASNKIENGNTVVAVVDASRQLRLDDDAERAHLAALRQSERLQLLLAASVSFANSVTAPELAEQLAETARRTFRADWSSVHVADGTEFSLIGGTNPLVDRWPTEAPPTGARTMQLGQILAITDPEEAEQYLPGVGIADVFRASGVHSVLVSPITDHDSQIGTVACYFANRRTFDEQAEPLIRALAQQAAQVFTRLRLEERLRRSAMLDETTGLPNRRLFEQQFHGVARTPAIMFLDLDGFKQVNDELGHAAGDLLLGRVAQRLKGIFRETDSVARYGGDEFVATIEATTGSDAMAIAERARAAIAEPFPELSPHHRITASIGVALDAAPAGIASVEQLIRLADRAMYVAKSKGGNRAEVETLGADFSQR, encoded by the coding sequence GTGCACGATCCGGTAGCGAACTATGCCCCTATTGGACTCCTTGAACTGACAGCCGCCGGCATCATCGTCGACGCGAACGATCTGTTCGCCCGCTGGTTCTCTCTTTCCGCCCAGAGCGTCGTGGGAAACCACCTCTCCGATGTGTTCGGGGTCGGCGAATCCGAACTAGCCGAAGCGCTCACTGTCGCCGCGGGAGGCACCGGTCTCATCCCGCGGACAGCCGTCCTTCGGCCGGCGGAAGCGGGCGCCCGACCGCTGCTCCTGGCGTCGAACAAGATCGAGAACGGCAACACCGTCGTGGCCGTCGTCGACGCCAGCCGCCAACTGCGTCTCGACGACGACGCCGAACGTGCGCATCTCGCCGCACTGCGCCAGAGCGAGCGTCTGCAGCTGCTGCTCGCCGCATCGGTGAGCTTCGCTAACTCGGTGACCGCCCCCGAGTTGGCCGAGCAACTCGCCGAAACCGCTCGCCGGACGTTCCGCGCGGACTGGTCGAGCGTGCATGTCGCAGACGGAACGGAATTCTCGCTGATCGGCGGGACGAACCCGCTGGTCGATCGATGGCCGACCGAGGCGCCGCCGACCGGAGCACGGACGATGCAGCTCGGACAGATCCTCGCCATCACGGATCCAGAAGAGGCGGAACAATACCTGCCCGGAGTGGGGATCGCCGACGTTTTCCGAGCGAGCGGGGTCCACTCGGTCCTGGTGTCCCCGATCACCGACCATGACTCGCAGATCGGGACCGTGGCCTGCTACTTCGCCAACCGGCGCACCTTCGACGAGCAGGCGGAACCGTTGATTCGCGCCCTCGCCCAGCAGGCGGCGCAGGTCTTCACCCGTCTGCGACTGGAGGAGCGTCTCCGCCGAAGCGCGATGCTCGACGAAACCACGGGGCTGCCCAACCGCCGGCTGTTCGAACAGCAGTTCCACGGGGTCGCCCGCACGCCCGCCATCATGTTCCTCGACCTCGACGGCTTCAAGCAGGTCAACGACGAACTCGGCCACGCCGCGGGAGACCTGCTGTTGGGCCGTGTCGCCCAACGGTTGAAGGGGATATTCCGCGAGACCGACTCCGTGGCCCGCTATGGCGGCGACGAGTTCGTCGCCACGATCGAGGCGACAACAGGTTCCGACGCGATGGCGATCGCCGAACGGGCGCGTGCGGCGATCGCCGAGCCGTTCCCCGAGCTGTCCCCCCACCACCGGATCACCGCGAGCATCGGCGTCGCCCTCGACGCCGCACCGGCAGGCATCGCATCGGTCGAGCAGCTCATCCGCCTGGCCGACCGGGCCATGTATGTAGCGAAAAGCAAGGGCGGAAACCGGGCTGAAGTCGAAACTCTCGGGGCGGACTTTTCGCAGCGCTAG
- a CDS encoding BLUF domain-containing protein — MLSIAYVSVASAPMTAEDIEGILAVSRVNNARDGITGMLLYHRGRFVQIVEGDDEILLARVAAIAADPRHRDVHTMRQKQIWSRQFPQWTMGFQAAAGDSLERLDGFEDFFARSGRTRLEHADNEAQQFLEWLGEYWLPRKS, encoded by the coding sequence ATGCTGTCCATCGCATACGTGAGCGTCGCGAGCGCGCCGATGACGGCCGAAGACATCGAGGGGATCCTCGCGGTCTCACGGGTGAACAACGCGCGTGACGGCATCACCGGAATGCTGCTGTATCACCGCGGCCGCTTCGTGCAGATCGTGGAGGGCGACGACGAGATCCTTCTCGCCCGGGTTGCCGCAATCGCCGCGGACCCCCGGCACCGTGACGTGCACACGATGAGGCAGAAGCAGATCTGGTCACGCCAGTTCCCGCAGTGGACGATGGGGTTCCAGGCCGCGGCCGGCGACTCCCTAGAACGGCTCGACGGGTTCGAGGACTTCTTCGCCCGGTCGGGCCGGACCCGGTTGGAGCACGCCGACAACGAGGCGCAGCAGTTCTTGGAATGGCTCGGGGAGTACTGGCTGCCTCGTAAGTCCTGA
- a CDS encoding NAD(P)/FAD-dependent oxidoreductase translates to MSFDREVVVIGGGPAGLSAALNLARARRTTHVLDSNRPRNAATFAAHGFVTRDGIPPLELRRLGREELEAYPEASFEKAVVTSVTREADGFVVAYGATSITTRTIVITTGLTEKFPALPSLRQFYGTTVHSCVECDAYEYADKPIALIGETDDLAERAILISQWSRDLIVFTNGIGLIGEADEARLAERGIRVDRRQVADVTGDRSGLTGVTLADGETVPRVAAFVRPVYAPNLAYVDSLGLEADADGYLVVDGGGRTSVPGVYAAGDSTAPGPQQLIVAAGAGAKLAAALNRDLLA, encoded by the coding sequence GTGAGTTTCGATCGAGAGGTCGTCGTGATCGGCGGCGGTCCCGCCGGACTCAGCGCCGCGCTCAACCTCGCGCGAGCCCGCCGCACCACGCACGTGCTCGACAGCAACCGCCCGCGCAACGCGGCGACGTTCGCCGCCCACGGCTTCGTCACGCGCGACGGCATCCCGCCGCTCGAGCTGCGCCGCCTCGGACGCGAAGAGCTGGAAGCCTATCCCGAGGCGTCGTTCGAGAAGGCGGTGGTCACCTCGGTGACGCGCGAAGCCGACGGGTTCGTGGTGGCGTACGGCGCGACATCCATCACCACCCGTACGATCGTCATCACCACCGGCCTCACCGAGAAGTTCCCCGCGCTGCCCAGTCTGCGCCAGTTCTACGGAACCACGGTGCACAGCTGCGTCGAGTGCGACGCCTACGAGTACGCCGACAAGCCGATCGCCCTCATCGGCGAGACCGACGACCTGGCCGAGCGCGCCATCCTCATCTCGCAGTGGAGCCGCGACCTCATCGTCTTCACGAACGGAATCGGACTCATCGGCGAAGCGGACGAGGCCCGCCTCGCCGAGCGCGGTATCCGGGTCGACAGACGACAGGTTGCGGATGTCACGGGGGACCGTAGCGGCCTCACCGGAGTCACCCTCGCTGACGGAGAGACCGTGCCGCGGGTCGCCGCGTTCGTGCGACCCGTCTACGCCCCCAACCTGGCCTACGTCGACTCGCTCGGACTCGAGGCAGACGCGGACGGCTACCTCGTCGTCGACGGCGGCGGACGCACCTCGGTGCCCGGCGTCTATGCGGCCGGCGACTCGACCGCGCCGGGACCGCAGCAGCTCATCGTCGCGGCCGGTGCCGGCGCGAAACTGGCCGCGGCGCTCAACCGCGACCTGCTCGCCTGA
- the gltX gene encoding glutamate--tRNA ligase translates to MSATFSTAAGADVRVRFCPSPTGTPHVGLIRTALFNWAYARHTGGKLVFRIEDTDAARDSEESYTQLLDAMRWLGLTWDEGVETGGPHEPYRQSQRSDIYLGVIAQLKASGHLYESFATGEEIEARNIAAGRDPKQGYDNFERDLTPEQIAAFKAEGRSPALRLRVPDTDLSFDDLVRGEITFPAGSFTDFVVVRPNGAPLYTFVNPVDDALMGITHVLRGEDLLSSTPRQIALYTALIEIGVTEFIPRFGHLPYVMGENNKKLSKRDPESNLFHHRERGFVPEGLLNYLSLLGWSLSHDRDVFSSEEMVAAFDVTDVNPNPARFDLKKAESINGDHIRLLAVDDLAARIEPYLGSLVASDEHRDLLRRATPLVQERMQLLGEAPALLGFLFLSDGAIVVDADAMPGDAGAAVLDASIAALGDVTAWNHEAIEAALRAALIEGLELKPRIAFGPLRSAISGKRISPPLFESMELLGKESSLTRLRNLRAQL, encoded by the coding sequence ATGTCTGCCACCTTCTCCACCGCTGCCGGTGCCGATGTGCGCGTGCGATTCTGCCCGTCGCCCACCGGGACCCCGCACGTCGGTCTCATCCGAACCGCTCTCTTCAACTGGGCCTACGCGCGCCACACCGGCGGCAAGCTCGTGTTCCGCATCGAAGACACCGACGCCGCGCGCGACAGTGAAGAGAGCTACACCCAGCTGCTCGACGCCATGCGCTGGCTCGGGCTCACCTGGGACGAGGGCGTGGAGACCGGCGGGCCGCACGAGCCCTACCGCCAGTCGCAGCGCAGCGACATCTACCTCGGCGTGATCGCGCAGCTCAAGGCCTCCGGCCACCTCTACGAGAGCTTCGCCACCGGCGAGGAGATCGAGGCCCGCAACATCGCCGCCGGTCGCGACCCCAAGCAGGGCTACGACAACTTCGAGCGCGACCTCACGCCCGAGCAGATCGCGGCGTTCAAGGCCGAGGGCCGCAGCCCGGCCCTGCGCCTGCGCGTTCCGGACACCGACCTCAGCTTCGACGACCTCGTGCGCGGCGAGATCACCTTCCCGGCCGGCTCTTTCACCGACTTCGTGGTCGTGCGCCCCAACGGTGCTCCGCTCTACACGTTCGTGAACCCCGTGGATGACGCGTTGATGGGCATCACGCACGTGCTGCGTGGCGAGGACCTGCTCTCGTCGACCCCGCGCCAGATCGCCCTGTACACCGCTCTGATCGAGATCGGTGTCACCGAGTTCATCCCGCGCTTCGGCCACCTGCCCTACGTCATGGGCGAGAACAACAAGAAGCTCTCCAAGCGCGACCCCGAGTCGAACCTGTTCCACCACCGGGAGCGCGGCTTCGTTCCCGAGGGGCTGCTCAACTACCTGTCGCTGCTCGGCTGGTCGCTCTCGCACGACCGCGACGTCTTCTCCTCCGAGGAGATGGTCGCCGCGTTCGACGTCACCGACGTGAACCCGAACCCGGCACGCTTCGACCTGAAGAAGGCGGAGTCGATCAACGGCGACCACATCCGGCTGCTCGCGGTCGACGACCTAGCCGCCCGCATCGAGCCCTATCTCGGCAGCCTCGTCGCCAGCGACGAGCACCGCGACCTGCTGCGCCGCGCGACCCCGCTCGTGCAGGAGCGCATGCAGCTGCTCGGCGAGGCCCCGGCCCTGCTCGGCTTCCTCTTCCTCAGCGACGGCGCGATCGTCGTCGACGCCGACGCGATGCCGGGCGACGCGGGTGCCGCCGTGCTCGACGCCTCCATCGCCGCCCTCGGCGACGTCACCGCGTGGAACCACGAGGCCATCGAGGCCGCGCTGCGTGCCGCGCTGATCGAGGGCCTCGAGCTCAAGCCGCGCATCGCGTTCGGGCCGCTGCGTTCCGCCATCAGCGGCAAGCGCATCAGCCCGCCGCTGTTCGAGTCGATGGAGCTGCTCGGCAAGGAGTCGAGCCTCACCCGCCTGCGGAACCTGCGGGCCCAGCTGTGA
- a CDS encoding MFS transporter, producing the protein MTSLDDYRATQRRSVALLSVGQVLGGLGLGAGLSLGAIIAAELSGSPAWSGMAATMTTLGAAAAAIPLARLARARGRRVALTVGALVAALGAVVTITSVVVDSFPLLLLALALLGSGTAVALQSRFAATDLASSKHRARDLSLVVWATSLGAIVGPNLVGPGESVGAALGLPPLAGSFVFTVVAQIVAAVVYVVGLRPDPLLLRQELDAAPATPSSVAPAVGSPRRAAFAITAVALSHAVMVSVMSMTPVHLSGHGSSITIIGLVISLHIAGMYLLSPVFGALADRAGRVPVILLGQGIFVAALVTVAVAADSQTGVTVGLVLLGLGWSASTVAGSALLAESVAAERRSILQGRSDLAMNIAGALGGALAGPVLALLGYSGLASLALVIVTVTVVLAIRLRLLSRR; encoded by the coding sequence ATGACCTCGCTCGACGACTACCGCGCGACCCAGCGTCGCTCGGTAGCGTTGCTATCCGTCGGGCAGGTGCTCGGCGGACTCGGTCTCGGCGCCGGCCTCTCGCTCGGCGCGATCATCGCCGCCGAACTCTCCGGTTCGCCGGCCTGGAGCGGCATGGCGGCGACCATGACCACGCTGGGTGCCGCGGCGGCCGCCATCCCGCTCGCGCGACTCGCCCGGGCCCGCGGTCGCCGCGTCGCACTCACGGTCGGCGCGCTGGTAGCGGCACTCGGCGCCGTCGTCACGATCACGAGCGTGGTCGTCGACTCCTTCCCGTTGCTGTTGCTCGCCCTCGCCCTGCTGGGCAGCGGAACCGCCGTCGCCCTGCAGTCCCGGTTCGCCGCCACCGACCTCGCGAGCTCGAAGCACCGGGCGCGCGACCTGTCGCTCGTGGTCTGGGCGACGTCGCTCGGCGCCATCGTCGGCCCCAACCTCGTGGGACCGGGGGAGTCGGTCGGCGCGGCCCTCGGTCTGCCGCCGCTCGCCGGCTCGTTCGTCTTCACCGTCGTCGCGCAGATCGTCGCGGCGGTCGTCTACGTCGTCGGACTGCGCCCAGACCCCCTGCTGCTGCGCCAGGAGCTGGATGCCGCGCCCGCCACCCCCTCGTCGGTGGCGCCCGCGGTCGGCAGCCCGCGCCGCGCCGCGTTCGCGATCACGGCCGTGGCGCTCAGCCACGCGGTGATGGTCTCGGTGATGTCGATGACCCCGGTGCATTTGAGCGGCCACGGATCATCCATCACCATCATCGGCCTCGTCATCAGCCTGCACATCGCGGGCATGTACCTGCTCTCGCCCGTCTTCGGCGCGCTGGCCGACCGCGCGGGGCGGGTGCCGGTGATCCTGTTGGGCCAGGGCATCTTCGTCGCGGCACTCGTCACCGTCGCCGTGGCTGCCGACAGCCAGACCGGCGTCACTGTCGGACTCGTGCTGCTCGGGCTCGGTTGGAGCGCGTCGACCGTCGCCGGTTCCGCCCTGCTCGCCGAGTCGGTCGCGGCCGAGCGGCGGTCGATCCTGCAGGGCCGGTCCGACCTGGCGATGAACATCGCGGGAGCTTTGGGCGGCGCGCTCGCCGGGCCCGTGCTCGCCCTGCTCGGCTACTCGGGACTCGCCTCGCTCGCCCTCGTTATCGTGACCGTGACCGTCGTGCTGGCGATCCGGCTGCGGCTCCTCTCGCGCCGGTAG
- a CDS encoding fumarylacetoacetate hydrolase family protein, with product MKIARFSTGGDPRFGIVDGDEIVVLEGDPMFSGFDTTEERVPIASVRLLAPVIPRSKVIAVEGNYPANPDEDTDAAPLLFLKPNTSVVGPGDPILLPSDAGTIVHEGELVVVIGRIAKNVSADDATDFVFGYTVGNDVTAIDLMGEAGQQSRAKGYDTFAPIGPIIETEFDASNATITTRVEGENRLSGSTGDMKNTVAELVAFASGIWTLLPGDIIMTGSPAGSGDIAPGQFVEVGISGIGTLGNTTRPRA from the coding sequence GTGAAAATCGCGCGCTTCAGCACTGGTGGGGACCCCCGTTTCGGCATCGTCGACGGCGACGAGATCGTCGTGCTCGAGGGCGACCCGATGTTCAGCGGGTTCGACACGACCGAGGAGCGCGTGCCGATCGCGTCGGTGCGGCTGCTCGCCCCGGTCATCCCGCGCTCGAAGGTGATCGCGGTCGAGGGTAACTACCCGGCGAACCCCGACGAGGACACCGACGCCGCCCCGCTGCTCTTCCTCAAGCCGAACACCTCGGTGGTCGGCCCAGGCGACCCGATCCTGCTGCCGTCCGATGCCGGAACGATCGTGCACGAGGGCGAGCTCGTCGTGGTGATCGGCCGCATCGCCAAGAACGTCTCGGCCGACGACGCCACCGACTTCGTCTTCGGTTACACGGTCGGCAATGACGTGACGGCGATCGACCTCATGGGCGAGGCCGGCCAGCAGTCGCGGGCGAAGGGCTACGACACGTTCGCGCCGATCGGCCCGATCATCGAGACCGAGTTCGACGCGTCGAACGCCACGATCACGACCAGGGTCGAGGGGGAGAACCGCCTCTCCGGCTCGACGGGCGACATGAAGAACACCGTCGCCGAACTCGTCGCGTTCGCCTCCGGCATCTGGACCCTCCTGCCCGGCGACATCATCATGACCGGATCCCCGGCAGGCTCCGGTGACATCGCGCCCGGCCAGTTCGTCGAGGTCGGCATCAGCGGCATCGGCACCCTCGGAAACACCACCCGCCCTCGCGCATGA
- a CDS encoding aldo/keto reductase family protein, whose protein sequence is MEHRYLGNSGLKVSEITYGNWLTHGSQVENEVATRCVHAALDAGITTFDTADTYANTAAEQVLGDALKGQRRQSLEIFTKVYFPTGPKGPNDTGLSRKHIRESIDASLVRLGTEYVDLYQAHRYDYETPLEETMQAFAQVVHQGKALYIGVSEWSAEQLRAGHQLATELGIQLISNQPQYSALWRVIEAEVVPTSVELGISQIVWSPVAQGVLTGKYKPGAELPEGTRATDAAGGADMIGSWLRDEVLEGVQKLEPIAAENGLTMAQLAVAWVLQNDNVASAIIGASRPEQVTDNVKASGVKLSTDTLAAIDAAIGGVAEKDASLTVGRSPKTR, encoded by the coding sequence ATGGAACATAGATATCTCGGAAACAGCGGCCTCAAGGTCTCGGAAATCACCTACGGAAACTGGCTGACCCACGGGTCGCAGGTCGAGAACGAGGTCGCGACCCGCTGCGTGCACGCCGCCCTCGACGCCGGCATCACCACCTTCGACACCGCGGACACCTACGCGAACACCGCCGCGGAGCAGGTTCTCGGCGACGCGCTCAAGGGCCAGCGCCGCCAGTCGCTCGAGATCTTCACCAAGGTCTACTTCCCGACCGGGCCGAAGGGGCCGAACGACACCGGGCTCAGCCGCAAGCACATCCGCGAGTCGATCGACGCCTCGCTCGTGCGCCTCGGCACCGAGTACGTCGACCTCTACCAGGCACACCGTTACGACTACGAGACCCCGCTCGAAGAGACCATGCAGGCGTTCGCGCAGGTCGTCCACCAGGGCAAGGCGCTCTACATCGGCGTTTCCGAGTGGTCGGCCGAGCAGCTGCGCGCCGGCCACCAGCTCGCCACCGAGCTCGGCATCCAGCTGATCTCGAACCAGCCGCAGTACTCCGCGCTCTGGCGCGTGATCGAGGCCGAGGTCGTGCCCACGTCGGTCGAGCTCGGCATCAGCCAGATCGTCTGGTCGCCGGTCGCGCAGGGTGTGCTCACCGGCAAGTACAAGCCCGGAGCCGAGCTTCCCGAGGGAACGCGGGCGACGGATGCCGCGGGAGGAGCCGACATGATCGGATCGTGGCTGCGCGACGAGGTGCTCGAGGGCGTACAGAAGCTCGAGCCGATCGCCGCCGAGAACGGGCTCACGATGGCGCAGCTCGCCGTGGCCTGGGTGCTGCAGAACGACAACGTGGCGTCGGCGATCATCGGGGCGTCGCGTCCCGAGCAGGTGACTGACAACGTGAAGGCGTCCGGCGTGAAGCTCTCCACCGACACGCTCGCCGCGATCGACGCGGCCATCGGCGGCGTCGCCGAGAAGGACGCGTCCCTCACCGTCGGCCGCTCGCCGAAGACCCGCTAG
- a CDS encoding branched-chain amino acid aminotransferase: MIKNLLAPTTLQFLRSTNPEAKSEMERMEILADPGFGKHFTDHMVDICWSARGSWHRPRVQPYGPIALDPAAAVLHYGQEVFEGMKAYRHADGSIWTFRPEKNAERMQRSARRMAMPELPTEYFIDSLKEIIKADHAWVPSEPDTSLYLRPFMFAKEAFLGVRPAEKVNYYVIASPAGPYFASGGVVPIKVWLSTNYSRAGKGGTGAAKTGGNYASSLVAQAEAYDNGCDQVLFLDSEEGTYLEELGGMNVVLVYKDGTLVTPESDSILEGITRDSILQLAEDRGHTVERRRVSLEEWREGAASGDIVEAFACGTAAVVTPIALVKSADFEIGSADAPAGELTLSLREELTDIQYGRRDDVHGWMMRLDA, encoded by the coding sequence ATGATCAAGAACCTCCTCGCGCCAACCACCCTGCAGTTCCTGCGCTCCACCAACCCCGAGGCCAAGTCGGAGATGGAGCGCATGGAGATCCTCGCCGACCCGGGGTTCGGCAAGCACTTCACCGACCACATGGTCGACATCTGCTGGTCGGCGCGTGGCAGCTGGCACCGCCCGCGCGTGCAGCCGTACGGCCCGATCGCCCTCGACCCGGCCGCGGCCGTGCTGCACTACGGCCAGGAGGTCTTCGAGGGCATGAAGGCCTACCGTCACGCGGACGGCTCGATCTGGACCTTCCGTCCGGAAAAGAACGCCGAGCGGATGCAGCGTTCCGCGCGCCGCATGGCGATGCCCGAACTCCCCACCGAGTACTTCATCGACTCGCTCAAGGAGATCATCAAGGCCGACCACGCCTGGGTGCCGTCGGAACCCGACACGAGCCTCTACCTGCGTCCGTTCATGTTCGCCAAGGAGGCGTTCCTCGGTGTGCGCCCGGCCGAGAAGGTCAACTACTACGTGATCGCCAGCCCGGCCGGACCCTATTTCGCGTCGGGCGGAGTGGTGCCGATCAAGGTCTGGCTGTCGACGAACTACTCGCGCGCCGGCAAGGGCGGAACGGGTGCGGCCAAGACCGGCGGCAACTACGCCTCCTCGCTCGTCGCCCAGGCGGAGGCCTACGACAACGGCTGCGACCAGGTGCTGTTCCTCGACAGTGAAGAGGGCACCTACCTCGAAGAGCTCGGCGGCATGAACGTCGTGCTGGTCTACAAGGACGGCACCCTCGTCACGCCCGAGTCCGACTCGATCCTCGAGGGCATCACGCGCGACTCGATCCTGCAGCTCGCCGAAGACCGCGGCCACACGGTGGAGCGCCGACGCGTCAGCCTCGAGGAGTGGCGTGAGGGCGCGGCATCCGGCGACATCGTCGAGGCCTTCGCCTGCGGGACCGCCGCGGTGGTCACGCCGATCGCGCTCGTCAAGAGCGCAGACTTCGAGATCGGCAGTGCGGATGCGCCCGCTGGCGAACTCACGCTGTCACTGCGCGAGGAACTGACCGACATCCAGTACGGGCGTCGCGACGACGTGCACGGCTGGATGATGCGCCTCGACGCGTAG